The Desulfuromonas versatilis genome has a segment encoding these proteins:
- a CDS encoding cytochrome P460 family protein — protein MVKDAKGRFPGNPPWGDGWGWALFSADDPATTVTKDYKTECIQCHLPVKENDWVYTYGYPPLN, from the coding sequence ATGGTCAAGGACGCCAAAGGCCGTTTTCCCGGCAACCCGCCCTGGGGCGATGGCTGGGGCTGGGCGCTGTTCAGCGCGGACGATCCGGCCACAACCGTAACCAAAGACTACAAGACCGAGTGCATCCAGTGCCACCTCCCTGTAAAGGAGAACGACTGGGTTTATACCTACGGGTATCCACCCCTCAATTAA
- the ilvA gene encoding threonine ammonia-lyase, biosynthetic codes for MAVVSSTLPSPNGFAMQKMLKMILTSRVYEAAMETPLEEAPALSAKLGNRVLLKREDLQPVFSFKLRGAYNKVAHLSEQEKANGVIAASAGNHAQGVAFSARRMGIRAVIVMPATTPQIKVDAVRALGGEVILHGDSYSEAQDHCDRLVEQTGMTFIHPFDDELVIAGQGTVADELLRQSAGKLDAVFLPVGGGGLIAGVAAYLKALCPEVRVVGVEPVDSDAMARSLEQGRRVSLDSVGIFADGVAVREIGKLTFDMCRRFVDEIIRVDTDEICGAIKSVYQATRSIVEPAGALGVAGLKKYVRERKVAGQTLVAVNSGANMNFERLRYVAERTMIGEKQEALFAVTIPEKPGALRRFCAELGDGRNVTEFNYRLSSRSEAHIFVGISIRDAEERQAFGRQLTGHGFQNIDLTDNDLAKTHIRYMVGGRSAEAFSEVLYRFWFPERPGALVKFLSAMGQDWNISLFHYRTQGGDFGRVLIGLEIPPGEEGKLKEFLENLGYRYVEETENSAYRLFL; via the coding sequence GTGGCCGTTGTATCGTCGACTTTACCCTCACCCAATGGTTTCGCCATGCAGAAGATGCTCAAGATGATCCTGACCTCCCGGGTCTACGAGGCCGCGATGGAGACGCCCCTCGAGGAAGCCCCGGCCCTCTCGGCCAAGCTGGGCAATCGCGTGCTGCTCAAGCGCGAGGACCTGCAGCCGGTCTTCTCCTTCAAGCTGAGGGGCGCCTACAACAAGGTGGCCCATCTCTCCGAACAGGAGAAGGCAAACGGGGTGATTGCCGCCTCGGCCGGCAACCACGCCCAAGGGGTGGCCTTTTCGGCCCGCCGCATGGGCATCCGGGCGGTCATCGTGATGCCCGCCACCACGCCGCAGATCAAGGTCGATGCAGTAAGGGCCCTGGGCGGTGAGGTGATCCTGCACGGCGACAGCTATTCCGAGGCCCAGGACCACTGCGATCGGCTGGTCGAGCAGACCGGGATGACCTTTATCCATCCCTTCGACGACGAGCTGGTCATCGCCGGGCAGGGGACGGTGGCCGACGAACTGCTGCGCCAGAGCGCCGGAAAGTTGGATGCCGTGTTCCTGCCCGTCGGCGGCGGTGGGCTGATCGCCGGCGTGGCGGCCTACCTCAAGGCCCTGTGCCCCGAGGTGCGGGTGGTCGGGGTTGAGCCGGTGGACAGCGACGCCATGGCGCGCTCGCTGGAGCAGGGCCGAAGGGTGTCGCTCGATTCGGTGGGCATTTTCGCCGACGGGGTGGCGGTGCGCGAGATCGGCAAGCTGACCTTCGACATGTGCCGGCGCTTCGTCGACGAGATCATCCGGGTCGACACCGACGAGATCTGCGGGGCGATCAAGAGCGTCTATCAGGCTACCCGCTCCATCGTCGAACCGGCCGGCGCGCTGGGGGTGGCGGGGCTGAAAAAATACGTGCGCGAGCGCAAGGTCGCCGGGCAGACCCTGGTTGCGGTCAACTCGGGGGCCAACATGAACTTCGAGCGGCTGCGCTACGTCGCCGAGCGGACCATGATCGGCGAAAAGCAGGAGGCGCTGTTCGCCGTGACCATTCCGGAAAAACCCGGGGCGCTGCGGCGCTTCTGCGCCGAACTCGGCGACGGCCGCAACGTCACCGAGTTCAACTACCGGCTCTCCAGCCGCAGCGAGGCCCATATCTTTGTCGGCATCTCCATCCGTGACGCCGAGGAGCGGCAGGCCTTCGGCCGACAGCTGACCGGGCACGGGTTTCAGAACATCGATCTCACCGACAACGACCTGGCCAAGACCCACATCCGCTACATGGTCGGAGGCCGCTCCGCCGAGGCCTTCAGCGAAGTTCTCTACCGCTTCTGGTTCCCCGAGCGCCCCGGGGCCCTGGTGAAGTTTCTCAGCGCCATGGGGCAGGACTGGAATATTTCGCTGTTTCACTACCGCACCCAGGGGGGGGATTTCGGGCGGGTGCTGATCGGCCTGGAGATCCCGCCGGGGGAAGAGGGAAAGTTAAAGGAGTTTCTGGAGAACCTGGGCTATCGTTACGTGGAGGAAACGGAAAACAGCGCCTATCGGCTCTTTCTGTAA
- the cysE gene encoding serine O-acetyltransferase, whose translation MFQTLKEDFRVVFERDPAVRSVFEIIFCYPGFHAVLFHRAAHFLWQRKLFFPGRFVSHLGRFFTGIEIHPGAKIGKGFFIDHGMGVVIGETAEIGDNCTLYHGVTLGGTSWAKEKRHPTLGNNVVVGSGAKILGPFTVGDDSKVGSNSVVVKEVPPNSTVVGVPGRVVLAGGKKVDEPKADLEHGQLPDPEAKAISCLFDQIRALERKVRQLTEEQERLRGLVKVYEKEEV comes from the coding sequence GTGTTTCAGACGTTGAAAGAAGATTTCAGGGTGGTCTTCGAGCGGGACCCTGCGGTGCGCAGCGTCTTCGAAATCATCTTCTGCTACCCGGGGTTTCATGCCGTTCTGTTTCACCGCGCGGCCCATTTTCTCTGGCAACGCAAGCTTTTTTTCCCGGGGCGGTTCGTCTCTCACCTCGGGCGCTTTTTCACCGGCATCGAAATTCATCCCGGCGCCAAAATCGGCAAGGGATTTTTCATTGACCACGGTATGGGGGTGGTGATCGGGGAGACGGCCGAGATCGGTGACAACTGCACCCTGTATCACGGGGTGACCCTCGGCGGCACCTCCTGGGCCAAGGAAAAGCGCCATCCCACCCTGGGCAACAACGTGGTGGTCGGTTCGGGTGCAAAAATCCTTGGCCCCTTCACGGTGGGCGACGACAGCAAGGTCGGCTCGAACTCGGTGGTGGTCAAAGAGGTGCCTCCCAACTCGACGGTGGTCGGGGTTCCCGGCCGCGTTGTTCTGGCCGGGGGCAAGAAGGTGGACGAACCCAAAGCCGACCTGGAGCACGGTCAACTCCCCGACCCCGAAGCCAAGGCGATCTCCTGTCTTTTCGATCAGATCCGCGCCCTGGAGCGCAAGGTCCGCCAACTCACCGAAGAGCAGGAGAGGCTGCGCGGCCTGGTCAAAGTGTACGAAAAAGAGGAAGTCTGA
- a CDS encoding hybrid sensor histidine kinase/response regulator, with translation MQPTILIADDDRFIRQVLKDLLQGFDYATLEAGDGEQALSLARTHHPEVILLDLVMPGLNGLDVCRRLRVLPEFKYTLILLMTARSDLEASVNPFQAGADDYLAKPLDGSELVARIQGGLLKCRALETLDRKARDYEAMLDVASSVSASIETSDILRQVSGKITQLLEGVDGGTTALVQEDGRGGYVLSTSDDPNLAGLRIFLDHSPTIRKVIETGKALVVEGEGAPQPGGGGRGGGGSEKETTLAFPVRCARRVAGALVARLQGTRGDFSGHELNLCQKIIDASANALRNAQQFRQLREESELLRSAKRQVEEELSVKDIYEQLFECASEGLIAFNPAAEAVFANRAALEILDVPRDRLPGFNLASVLDKKSLRRVLTWQKQDAEDVLPNARFDVAVRTARGQQRLLSLSLSRQAIRGELRVAAIREVTEKRRLEQELRDARADLQQVNEKLRLAERERAEYLNAAVHDLKVPVTILSGYCSLLQEVGTDNLTGEQKEFLEAALASSDRLVELVNNILDLSRFEAGKMVLEIAQHDLCGALREACRDMPALAAAQDLQFEVSVPERCSALFDTECLHRVIVNLVGNAVKFTRPGGRIRVVLHDLPTEARVMVEDSGAGIPAHLMSRLFEPFSQLYRDEARRGSGLGLSICKKIIDAHGGRIWAESTVGRGTRFFFTLPKQGS, from the coding sequence TTGCAGCCCACTATCCTTATCGCCGATGATGACCGCTTCATCCGCCAGGTCCTGAAGGATCTGCTTCAGGGGTTCGACTATGCCACCCTCGAGGCCGGCGACGGCGAGCAGGCCCTGAGCCTGGCCCGGACCCATCACCCCGAGGTGATCCTCCTCGACCTGGTCATGCCCGGTCTGAACGGCCTGGATGTCTGCCGAAGGCTGCGTGTCCTTCCCGAATTCAAATACACCCTGATCCTGCTGATGACCGCCCGCAGTGACCTGGAAGCCTCGGTCAACCCCTTTCAGGCCGGGGCCGATGATTATCTCGCCAAACCGCTGGACGGCTCCGAACTGGTGGCCCGCATCCAGGGGGGGCTGCTGAAATGCCGGGCCCTTGAAACCCTTGACCGCAAGGCCAGGGATTACGAGGCCATGCTCGATGTCGCCAGCAGCGTCAGCGCCTCGATTGAAACCAGCGACATCCTGCGCCAGGTCTCCGGCAAGATAACCCAACTGCTGGAGGGGGTCGACGGGGGCACCACCGCCCTTGTCCAGGAGGACGGTCGCGGCGGCTACGTACTTTCCACCAGCGATGATCCGAACCTTGCGGGTCTGCGGATTTTTCTCGACCACTCGCCGACCATCCGGAAGGTCATCGAAACGGGAAAGGCACTGGTTGTCGAAGGTGAGGGGGCACCTCAGCCGGGGGGCGGTGGCAGAGGGGGCGGCGGGTCGGAGAAGGAAACCACCCTGGCTTTTCCGGTTCGCTGCGCAAGGCGGGTGGCCGGAGCCCTGGTGGCCCGGTTGCAGGGGACGCGGGGGGATTTTTCCGGCCACGAGCTAAATCTGTGCCAGAAGATCATCGATGCCTCGGCCAACGCACTGCGCAACGCGCAGCAGTTTCGCCAGCTCCGGGAAGAGTCGGAATTGCTGCGCAGCGCCAAGCGCCAGGTGGAGGAGGAACTCTCGGTCAAGGATATCTACGAGCAGCTGTTCGAGTGCGCCTCGGAGGGGCTGATCGCCTTCAACCCGGCCGCCGAAGCCGTCTTCGCCAATCGGGCAGCCCTTGAGATCCTCGATGTGCCCCGGGACCGGCTGCCGGGGTTCAACCTCGCCTCGGTCCTGGACAAAAAGTCGCTGCGCCGGGTACTGACCTGGCAGAAACAGGACGCCGAGGACGTGCTCCCCAACGCCCGGTTCGATGTGGCGGTCCGCACGGCCCGAGGCCAGCAGCGCCTGCTCTCGTTGAGTCTCAGCAGGCAAGCGATCCGCGGCGAACTGCGGGTGGCGGCCATTCGCGAGGTCACCGAAAAGCGGCGCCTGGAGCAGGAGCTACGGGACGCCCGCGCCGACCTGCAGCAGGTCAACGAAAAACTCCGCCTGGCCGAGCGGGAACGGGCCGAATATCTCAATGCGGCGGTTCACGACCTCAAGGTCCCCGTCACCATCCTTAGCGGCTATTGCTCGCTGTTGCAGGAGGTGGGTACCGACAACCTGACCGGGGAGCAGAAGGAATTTCTCGAAGCCGCCCTGGCCAGCAGCGACCGGCTGGTCGAACTGGTCAACAACATCCTGGACCTCTCGCGGTTCGAGGCGGGCAAGATGGTCCTCGAAATCGCCCAGCATGATCTCTGCGGCGCGCTGCGCGAGGCCTGCCGGGACATGCCGGCGCTCGCCGCCGCCCAGGACCTGCAGTTCGAGGTCTCGGTCCCCGAGCGCTGCTCCGCCCTGTTCGACACCGAGTGCCTGCACCGGGTCATCGTCAACCTGGTGGGCAATGCCGTCAAGTTCACCCGCCCCGGGGGCCGGATTCGGGTGGTCCTCCACGACCTGCCGACAGAGGCGCGGGTGATGGTGGAGGACAGCGGAGCGGGGATCCCGGCGCACCTGATGTCCAGGCTGTTCGAGCCATTCTCCCAGCTCTATCGGGACGAGGCCCGCCGCGGATCCGGCCTGGGGCTGTCGATCTGCAAAAAAATCATCGACGCCCACGGCGGAAGGATCTGGGCCGAAAGCACCGTCGGCCGTGGCACCCGATTCTTCTTCACCCTCCCCAAGCAAGGCTCCTGA
- a CDS encoding RrF2 family transcriptional regulator encodes MRLSTKAQYAVRAMVSLHLYGEDEPVSIRDIAAREEISLTYLEQLFVKLRRGKIVTSVRGPGGGYLLARPASQIRVDQIIDSVEETLVPVSCMDNDGKCACSDQCITHTVWHGLGERIRGFLSSITLEDLTREARGRLGGEGA; translated from the coding sequence ATGCGGCTTTCCACCAAGGCCCAGTACGCGGTGCGCGCCATGGTCAGCCTGCACCTCTACGGCGAGGACGAACCGGTGTCGATCCGGGACATCGCCGCCCGTGAGGAGATCTCGCTGACCTACCTCGAGCAGCTCTTCGTCAAGTTGCGCAGGGGCAAGATCGTCACCAGCGTCCGCGGCCCCGGCGGGGGGTATCTGCTGGCCAGGCCCGCCTCGCAGATCCGGGTCGACCAGATCATCGACAGCGTCGAAGAGACCCTGGTCCCCGTCTCCTGCATGGATAACGACGGCAAGTGCGCCTGCAGCGACCAGTGCATCACCCACACGGTCTGGCACGGCCTCGGCGAACGGATTCGCGGCTTTCTCTCCTCGATCACCCTCGAGGACCTGACCCGGGAAGCCAGGGGACGGCTGGGCGGCGAGGGGGCCTGA
- a CDS encoding DUF2007 domain-containing protein translates to MVLFYDPKDSRDLSRVEAILRKGAIEYTLRPEPVRGIGPQQIHVAEEDLPRAEELLGQATRH, encoded by the coding sequence ATGGTGCTGTTTTACGATCCCAAGGACAGCCGGGACCTTTCCCGGGTCGAGGCCATATTGCGCAAGGGGGCCATCGAGTACACCCTGCGGCCCGAACCGGTTCGCGGCATCGGCCCTCAGCAGATCCATGTAGCCGAGGAAGACCTGCCCCGGGCCGAGGAACTGCTGGGCCAGGCCACGCGCCATTGA
- a CDS encoding AraC family transcriptional regulator: MSKIAELLQSFPMKDDGPSPSLLNGVHFFQETTYIPRKKTVYKPSICIVIQGHKIAYLGSEKFRYDANHYLVVSVAMPMEYETFASPEEPVRGLVIDIDIGQLRDLIGRIDLVTEIGNGGDRSLPRGVGPAVMDEDMLDATTRLVKCLKSVKEAQILGPTLVREVLYRALCGTQAPVLHSLAMYSDTFSQVARVLSSIQNDYAEKLDVEQLAKTAHMSVSAFHRAFKEVTSDSPLQYLKKIRLTKARDFMVQENMKAYLAADKVGYESPSQFSREFKRYFGQSPAELMKEMRAT; the protein is encoded by the coding sequence GTGTCCAAGATTGCTGAGCTGCTACAAAGTTTTCCGATGAAAGATGACGGACCGTCTCCGTCCCTGCTCAACGGAGTGCATTTTTTTCAAGAGACAACATATATCCCCAGGAAAAAGACGGTTTACAAACCCAGCATCTGCATCGTTATTCAAGGCCATAAGATTGCCTACTTGGGTAGTGAGAAGTTTCGATATGACGCGAACCATTACCTGGTGGTCTCGGTGGCCATGCCGATGGAATACGAGACCTTTGCCAGTCCTGAGGAACCAGTGCGCGGCCTCGTCATAGATATTGATATTGGGCAGTTGCGTGACCTGATCGGTCGAATTGATCTTGTAACGGAGATCGGTAATGGCGGGGATAGATCATTGCCACGTGGGGTCGGCCCGGCAGTCATGGACGAGGATATGCTGGATGCAACGACGAGGCTGGTCAAGTGCTTGAAGTCCGTGAAGGAAGCACAGATTTTAGGACCAACTCTCGTGCGGGAAGTCCTTTATCGGGCTCTTTGCGGCACCCAGGCGCCGGTGCTCCATTCGCTGGCCATGTATAGTGACACGTTTTCCCAGGTGGCACGTGTCTTGAGTAGTATACAGAACGATTATGCAGAGAAGCTCGATGTGGAACAGTTGGCCAAGACGGCCCATATGAGTGTCTCTGCCTTCCATCGTGCTTTTAAAGAGGTCACTTCCGATTCTCCTCTGCAATATTTGAAGAAAATCAGGTTAACAAAAGCAAGAGATTTCATGGTGCAGGAAAACATGAAAGCCTATCTTGCCGCCGACAAGGTTGGGTATGAAAGCCCCTCCCAGTTTAGCCGTGAATTCAAAAGGTATTTCGGACAAAGTCCTGCCGAGTTGATGAAGGAGATGCGTGCCACCTGA
- a CDS encoding alpha/beta hydrolase has protein sequence MKKWKTIGLIAAMIGALTMANTPVSAKDLSLETKWDKTFDKSAKVDHKKVTFKNRYGIILAADMYQPKNATGKLAAIAVSGPFGAVKEQSSGLYAQAMAERGFVTLAFDPSYTGESSGEPRNVASPDINTEDFSAAVDFLGLLPNVDRNRIGVIGICGFSGMALTAATSDSRIKALATISMYDMSRSMSRGYKDSYTMEQRQKVIDYLSQQRWADAESGENALGYHEVPFDDKGNIVKGQRVLPESLPENPNPVLVAFFNYYRTSRGFHPRGINSTTAWTATTPMSFFSFPMYANIEMISPRPILLIAGENAHSRYYSEDVYKAASDPKELLIMPNADHVDLYDQMDKIPFDKITEFFGTHLK, from the coding sequence ATGAAAAAGTGGAAAACCATCGGCTTGATTGCCGCAATGATTGGAGCGTTAACCATGGCCAACACCCCTGTGTCAGCAAAAGACCTCTCTCTTGAAACCAAATGGGACAAGACCTTCGACAAGAGCGCCAAGGTTGACCACAAGAAGGTCACCTTCAAGAACCGCTATGGCATCATCCTGGCGGCTGACATGTACCAGCCGAAGAATGCCACCGGCAAGTTGGCGGCAATTGCTGTCAGCGGCCCCTTTGGCGCAGTGAAGGAGCAATCGTCGGGTCTATACGCGCAAGCCATGGCCGAACGCGGCTTCGTCACGCTGGCGTTCGACCCCTCCTACACCGGGGAAAGCAGTGGCGAACCGCGCAACGTCGCCTCGCCGGACATCAACACCGAGGATTTCAGCGCCGCTGTGGATTTCCTTGGCTTGCTGCCGAATGTTGACCGCAACCGCATTGGCGTCATCGGCATCTGCGGGTTCAGCGGCATGGCACTGACTGCCGCCACCAGCGATTCGCGTATCAAGGCGCTCGCCACGATTTCCATGTACGACATGTCCCGCAGCATGAGTCGCGGCTACAAAGACAGCTACACGATGGAGCAACGCCAAAAGGTCATCGACTACCTGAGCCAGCAGCGTTGGGCAGACGCGGAAAGCGGCGAGAATGCACTCGGCTATCACGAGGTGCCGTTTGACGACAAGGGCAATATCGTGAAGGGGCAGCGCGTGTTGCCTGAATCATTGCCCGAAAACCCGAACCCGGTTCTGGTGGCATTCTTCAACTACTACAGGACTTCGCGAGGATTCCATCCGAGGGGCATCAATTCAACGACGGCGTGGACGGCCACGACCCCGATGTCCTTCTTCAGCTTCCCGATGTACGCGAACATCGAGATGATTTCGCCGCGTCCGATTCTGCTGATCGCAGGGGAAAACGCCCATTCGCGCTACTACTCCGAGGATGTTTACAAGGCGGCTTCCGATCCCAAAGAATTGCTGATCATGCCAAATGCAGACCATGTCGATCTGTATGACCAAATGGATAAGATCCCGTTCGACAAAATCACAGAGTTCTTCGGCACGCATCTAAAGTGA
- a CDS encoding fumarate hydratase — protein MPEFKYQDPFPLGKDQTKYRRLEGSEKFVSVANFDGKEVLKVDPEGLTTLANQAFRDVSFLLRPEHNEQVAKILSDPEATMNDKGVAIAFLRNAEVAAKFELPTCQDTGTATIVGKKGQQVWTGVKDEEFLSKGVYKTYTEENLRYSQTIPLDMYKETNSGTNLPAQIDLYASEGMEYKFLFVTKGGGSANKTYLFQETKALLNPESLEKFLVAKMKTLGTAACPPYHLAFAVGGTSAETCLKTVKMASTKYYDALPTTGNEGGQAFRDLELEEKLLKAAQASGIGAQFGGKYFAHDVRVIRLPRHGASCPVGMGVSCSADRNIKAKINKEGLWIEELDRNPGRLIPEAYRRKHEHGVRVDLNQPMAKILAELTKHPVATPLLLTGTIVVGRDIAHAKFKEILDSGKPLPDYLKNHPIYYAGPAKTPKGKPSGSFGPTTAGRMDSYVDLLQANGGSMVMIAKGNRSQQVTDACKKHGGFYLGSIGGPAALLAEENIKKVECIDFPELGMEAVWKIEVVDFPAFILVDDKGNDFFKGLM, from the coding sequence ATGCCGGAATTCAAGTACCAGGATCCGTTCCCGCTGGGCAAGGACCAGACCAAGTACCGTCGGCTGGAGGGCTCCGAGAAGTTCGTTTCCGTCGCCAATTTCGATGGCAAGGAAGTGCTCAAGGTTGATCCCGAGGGGCTGACCACCCTGGCCAACCAGGCCTTCCGCGACGTCTCCTTCTTGCTGCGCCCCGAGCACAACGAGCAGGTCGCCAAGATCCTCTCCGACCCCGAAGCGACCATGAACGACAAGGGTGTGGCCATCGCCTTTTTGCGCAACGCCGAAGTTGCCGCCAAGTTCGAGCTGCCGACTTGCCAGGACACCGGTACCGCCACCATCGTCGGCAAGAAGGGCCAGCAGGTCTGGACCGGCGTCAAGGACGAGGAGTTTCTCTCCAAGGGGGTCTACAAGACCTACACCGAGGAGAACCTGCGCTATTCCCAGACCATCCCCCTCGACATGTACAAGGAGACCAACTCGGGCACCAACCTGCCGGCGCAGATCGACCTCTACGCCAGCGAGGGGATGGAATACAAATTCCTGTTCGTCACCAAGGGCGGCGGCTCGGCCAACAAGACCTATCTGTTCCAGGAAACCAAGGCCCTGCTCAACCCCGAGAGCCTGGAAAAATTCCTGGTCGCCAAGATGAAGACCCTGGGCACCGCGGCCTGCCCCCCCTATCACCTGGCCTTCGCGGTCGGCGGCACCAGCGCCGAAACCTGCCTGAAGACCGTCAAGATGGCCAGCACCAAGTACTATGACGCCCTGCCCACCACCGGCAACGAGGGCGGCCAGGCCTTCCGCGACCTGGAGCTGGAGGAGAAGCTGCTCAAGGCCGCGCAGGCAAGCGGCATCGGCGCCCAGTTCGGCGGCAAGTACTTCGCCCACGACGTACGCGTCATCCGTCTCCCCCGCCACGGCGCCTCCTGCCCGGTCGGCATGGGGGTCTCCTGCTCGGCGGACCGCAACATCAAGGCCAAGATCAACAAGGAGGGGCTCTGGATCGAGGAACTCGACCGCAACCCCGGCCGCCTGATCCCCGAGGCCTACCGCCGCAAGCACGAACACGGCGTGCGCGTCGACCTCAACCAACCGATGGCCAAAATCCTCGCCGAACTGACCAAGCACCCGGTCGCCACCCCGCTGCTGCTTACCGGCACCATCGTGGTCGGCCGCGACATCGCCCACGCCAAGTTCAAAGAGATCCTCGACAGCGGCAAGCCGCTGCCCGATTACCTGAAGAACCACCCGATCTACTACGCCGGCCCGGCCAAGACCCCCAAGGGCAAGCCCTCGGGCTCCTTCGGCCCCACCACCGCCGGTCGCATGGACTCCTACGTCGACCTGCTGCAGGCCAACGGCGGCTCCATGGTCATGATCGCCAAGGGCAACCGCAGCCAGCAGGTCACCGACGCCTGCAAGAAGCACGGCGGCTTCTACCTCGGCTCCATCGGCGGCCCCGCCGCCCTGCTGGCCGAAGAGAACATCAAGAAGGTCGAGTGCATCGACTTCCCCGAGCTGGGCATGGAAGCGGTCTGGAAGATCGAAGTCGTCGACTTCCCCGCCTTCATCCTGGTGGATGATAAGGGCAACGACTTCTTCAAGGGCCTGATGTAA
- a CDS encoding RidA family protein has protein sequence MKIQRITIDPDPYEPFRLAQGYRVGELLFISGQAAIDGNGQIVGAGNFDAQAEQVFANLERVLRAGGSSLANVIKVTIFLRDMSNFPKIVELRGRYFTPPYPADTIVEVSSLYSPEALLEIEAVAVADEAVERR, from the coding sequence ATGAAGATCCAGAGGATCACGATTGACCCCGACCCGTACGAACCCTTCCGCCTCGCCCAGGGCTATCGGGTCGGCGAGCTTCTCTTCATTTCGGGCCAGGCAGCGATCGACGGCAACGGACAAATCGTCGGCGCCGGCAACTTCGACGCCCAGGCGGAGCAGGTCTTCGCCAACCTTGAGCGGGTTCTGCGGGCCGGCGGCTCAAGCCTCGCGAACGTCATCAAGGTCACGATCTTCCTTCGGGACATGTCGAACTTTCCGAAGATCGTCGAGTTGCGTGGTCGCTATTTCACGCCTCCCTATCCGGCCGACACCATCGTCGAGGTCAGCTCCCTCTACTCCCCCGAGGCGCTGCTCGAGATCGAGGCGGTCGCCGTCGCCGACGAGGCGGTGGAGCGAAGGTGA